Proteins encoded by one window of Rhinolophus ferrumequinum isolate MPI-CBG mRhiFer1 chromosome 13, mRhiFer1_v1.p, whole genome shotgun sequence:
- the CHST10 gene encoding carbohydrate sulfotransferase 10 isoform X2: protein MHHQWLLLAACFWVIFMFMVASKFITLTFKDPDAYSAKQEFLFLTAMPDAGRLPGEKHVPEELKPTGKMLSDSRLVQPLVYMERLELIRNVCRDEALKSLSHTAVSKFVLDRIFVCDKHKILFCQTPKVGNTQWKKVLMVLNGAFPSIEEIPENVVHDHEKNGLPRLSSFSDAEIQKRLKTYFKFFIVRDPFERLISAFKDKFVHNPRFEPWYRHEIAPGIIRKYRRNRTETRGIQFEDFVRYLGDPNHRWLDLQFGDHIIHWVTYVELCAPCEITYSVIGHHETLEDDAPYILKEAGIDHLVSYPTIPPGITMYNKTKVELYFLGISKRDIRRLYARFEGDFKLFGYQKPEFLLN, encoded by the exons ATGCACCACCAGTGGCTTCTGTTGGCCGCATGCTTCTGGGTGATTTTCATGTTCATGGTGGCCAGCAAATTCATCACGTTGACCTTTAAAGACCCTGACG CCTACAGCGCCAAACAGGAGTTCCTGTTCCTGACAGCCATGCCGGACGCGGGGAGGTTGCCGGGAGAGAAGCACGTTCCCGAGGAACTGAAG CCGACTGGGAAAATGCTTTCGGACAGCCGGCTTGTTCAGCCCCTGGTCTATATGGAGCGCCTGGAGCTCATCCGAAACGTCTGCCGGGACGAGGCCCTGAAGAGCCTCTCGCACACAGCAGTGTCCAAGTTCGTCCTCGACCGAATATTCGTCTGCGACAAGCACAAGATCCTTTTCTGCCAGACTCCCAAAGTGGGCAACACCCAGTGGAAGAAAGTGCTGATGGTGTTAAATG GGGCCTTTCCTTCCATCGAAGAGATCCCTGAAAACGTGGTTCACGACCATGAGAAGAACGGCCTTCCCCGTCTCTCCTCCTTCAGTGATGCAGAAATTCAGAAGCG cttgAAAACATACTTCAAGTTTTTCATCGTAAGAGATCCCTTCGAAAGACTGATTTCTGCGTTTAAGGATAAGTTTGTTCACAACCCCCGCTTTGAACCTTGGTACAGGCATGAGATTGCCCCTGGCATCATCCGGAAGTACAGGAGGAACCGGACGGAGACCAGGGGCATCCAGTTTGAAGATTTTGTGCGGTACCTGGGCGATCCAAACCATAGATGGCTGGACCTTCAATTTGGGGACCACATCATCCACTGGGTGACGTACGTAGAACTGTGTGCACCCTGCGAGATAACGTACAGTGTGATCGGCCACCACGAGACGCTGGAGGACGACGCCCCATACATCTTAAAGGAGGCGGGCATCGACCACCTGGTGTCGTACCCCACCATCCCACCGGGCATCACCATGTATAATAAAACCAAGGTGGAGCTCTACTTTCTGGGCATCAGCAAACGGGACATCCGGCGCCTGTACGCTCGTTTCGAAGGGGACTTTAAGCTCTTTGGGTATCAGAAGCCAGAGTTTTTGCTCAACTAA
- the CHST10 gene encoding carbohydrate sulfotransferase 10 isoform X1: MKNTHPPGSAPAFAGRITEWLTFDNMHHQWLLLAACFWVIFMFMVASKFITLTFKDPDAYSAKQEFLFLTAMPDAGRLPGEKHVPEELKPTGKMLSDSRLVQPLVYMERLELIRNVCRDEALKSLSHTAVSKFVLDRIFVCDKHKILFCQTPKVGNTQWKKVLMVLNGAFPSIEEIPENVVHDHEKNGLPRLSSFSDAEIQKRLKTYFKFFIVRDPFERLISAFKDKFVHNPRFEPWYRHEIAPGIIRKYRRNRTETRGIQFEDFVRYLGDPNHRWLDLQFGDHIIHWVTYVELCAPCEITYSVIGHHETLEDDAPYILKEAGIDHLVSYPTIPPGITMYNKTKVELYFLGISKRDIRRLYARFEGDFKLFGYQKPEFLLN; the protein is encoded by the exons ATGAAAAACACCCACCCCCCAGGTTCTGCACCGGCCTTTGCAG GAAGAATCACTGAATGGCTGACTTTTGACAACATGCACCACCAGTGGCTTCTGTTGGCCGCATGCTTCTGGGTGATTTTCATGTTCATGGTGGCCAGCAAATTCATCACGTTGACCTTTAAAGACCCTGACG CCTACAGCGCCAAACAGGAGTTCCTGTTCCTGACAGCCATGCCGGACGCGGGGAGGTTGCCGGGAGAGAAGCACGTTCCCGAGGAACTGAAG CCGACTGGGAAAATGCTTTCGGACAGCCGGCTTGTTCAGCCCCTGGTCTATATGGAGCGCCTGGAGCTCATCCGAAACGTCTGCCGGGACGAGGCCCTGAAGAGCCTCTCGCACACAGCAGTGTCCAAGTTCGTCCTCGACCGAATATTCGTCTGCGACAAGCACAAGATCCTTTTCTGCCAGACTCCCAAAGTGGGCAACACCCAGTGGAAGAAAGTGCTGATGGTGTTAAATG GGGCCTTTCCTTCCATCGAAGAGATCCCTGAAAACGTGGTTCACGACCATGAGAAGAACGGCCTTCCCCGTCTCTCCTCCTTCAGTGATGCAGAAATTCAGAAGCG cttgAAAACATACTTCAAGTTTTTCATCGTAAGAGATCCCTTCGAAAGACTGATTTCTGCGTTTAAGGATAAGTTTGTTCACAACCCCCGCTTTGAACCTTGGTACAGGCATGAGATTGCCCCTGGCATCATCCGGAAGTACAGGAGGAACCGGACGGAGACCAGGGGCATCCAGTTTGAAGATTTTGTGCGGTACCTGGGCGATCCAAACCATAGATGGCTGGACCTTCAATTTGGGGACCACATCATCCACTGGGTGACGTACGTAGAACTGTGTGCACCCTGCGAGATAACGTACAGTGTGATCGGCCACCACGAGACGCTGGAGGACGACGCCCCATACATCTTAAAGGAGGCGGGCATCGACCACCTGGTGTCGTACCCCACCATCCCACCGGGCATCACCATGTATAATAAAACCAAGGTGGAGCTCTACTTTCTGGGCATCAGCAAACGGGACATCCGGCGCCTGTACGCTCGTTTCGAAGGGGACTTTAAGCTCTTTGGGTATCAGAAGCCAGAGTTTTTGCTCAACTAA